From a region of the Thermus caldilimi genome:
- a CDS encoding aldehyde ferredoxin oxidoreductase family protein, with product MLGGYAHKLARINLSTGQVEYFAPDPKDLEMYVGGRGLGVKYVFENGPKVDPFGPDNLLCIMNGPLSGTRAKMSGRLAVVTKSPLTGTVTDSHMGGWTAAKLKWAGFDGLLIKGASDKPVYLLVKDGEVTIHDASGLWGKTTHETHRILRERHGEEADVMAIGPAGENLVRFANWINNDERAAGRGGTGAVAGSKKLKAIVVVGKQDQMPQPKDPELWREADRLASATINDPKNVTAPKKGGLSLYGTNVLMNITNVMGALPTFNAQHTCIEGVETISGEYIREHRLIKDNTCHACPVACKKMVEVHINGKAIRFESYEYESAWALGAHSGHTDTDWTGYAIYLCNAYGMDTIETGNAIAVLMEATEKGYYQGPDGIRFGDKEGEARAIEAIAYRRGVGDGLAEGPARFAKAIGHPELSLEVKGQSIPAYDPRGLKGMGIAYATSNRGACHLRAYTPASEILGVPYKTDPLAWEGKGKLTKLFQDLSAFTDSLDLCKFSQFAEGPEEYAKQLAAYWGRPVTPEEILLIGERIYNLERYYNNLAGWAEGSDYLPERFLKEPSDCAGSKGQLTELDLMLQEYYQERGWDKGVVPPAKLQALGILSAAADD from the coding sequence ATGCTCGGTGGATATGCCCATAAGCTCGCCCGTATTAACCTCTCGACAGGCCAGGTGGAGTACTTCGCCCCCGATCCCAAGGACCTGGAGATGTATGTGGGCGGAAGGGGTCTAGGGGTCAAGTACGTGTTTGAAAACGGGCCCAAAGTAGACCCCTTTGGCCCCGATAACCTCCTCTGCATCATGAATGGCCCCCTTTCCGGCACTCGGGCCAAGATGTCGGGGCGCCTGGCGGTGGTCACCAAAAGCCCCCTCACGGGCACGGTCACGGATAGCCACATGGGGGGCTGGACCGCGGCCAAGCTGAAGTGGGCGGGGTTTGACGGGCTCCTCATCAAAGGAGCCTCGGATAAACCCGTTTACCTGCTGGTAAAGGACGGAGAGGTCACCATCCACGATGCCTCAGGCCTTTGGGGCAAGACCACCCATGAAACCCACCGCATCCTGCGGGAACGCCACGGGGAGGAGGCCGACGTGATGGCCATCGGCCCCGCGGGGGAGAACCTGGTCCGCTTCGCCAACTGGATCAACAACGACGAGCGGGCTGCCGGCCGCGGGGGCACCGGGGCGGTGGCAGGGAGCAAGAAGCTCAAGGCCATCGTGGTGGTGGGCAAGCAGGACCAGATGCCCCAGCCCAAGGACCCTGAGCTCTGGCGGGAAGCGGACCGCCTGGCCTCGGCCACCATCAACGACCCCAAGAACGTGACCGCCCCCAAGAAGGGCGGGCTTTCCCTCTACGGCACCAACGTGCTCATGAACATCACCAACGTGATGGGAGCCCTACCCACCTTCAACGCCCAGCACACCTGCATTGAAGGGGTGGAAACCATCTCCGGGGAGTACATCCGCGAGCACCGCCTCATCAAGGACAACACCTGCCACGCCTGCCCGGTGGCCTGCAAGAAGATGGTGGAGGTCCACATCAACGGCAAGGCCATCCGCTTTGAATCCTACGAGTACGAATCCGCCTGGGCCTTGGGGGCCCACTCCGGCCACACGGACACCGACTGGACCGGCTACGCCATCTACCTCTGCAACGCCTACGGGATGGACACCATCGAGACGGGCAACGCCATTGCCGTCCTCATGGAGGCCACGGAGAAGGGCTACTACCAGGGCCCTGACGGGATCCGCTTTGGGGACAAGGAGGGCGAGGCCCGCGCCATCGAGGCCATCGCCTACCGCCGGGGGGTAGGTGATGGCCTGGCGGAAGGCCCCGCCCGCTTTGCCAAGGCCATCGGCCACCCCGAGCTCTCCCTCGAGGTCAAGGGGCAGTCCATCCCCGCCTACGACCCAAGGGGCCTCAAGGGCATGGGCATCGCCTACGCCACCTCCAACCGCGGGGCCTGCCACCTCCGGGCCTACACCCCGGCCTCGGAGATCCTGGGCGTCCCCTACAAGACCGACCCCCTAGCCTGGGAGGGGAAAGGCAAGCTCACCAAGCTCTTCCAGGACCTCTCCGCCTTCACCGACTCCTTGGACCTTTGCAAGTTCAGCCAGTTCGCCGAGGGCCCCGAGGAGTACGCCAAGCAACTTGCCGCCTACTGGGGCCGGCCCGTGACCCCCGAGGAGATCCTTCTCATCGGGGAGCGCATCTACAACCTGGAGCGCTACTATAACAACCTGGCGGGCTGGGCGGAAGGCTCCGACTACCTGCCCGAGCGCTTCCTCAAGGAACCTTCCGACTGCGCAGGCTCCAAGGGCCAGCTCACGGAGCTGGACCTGATGTTGCAGGAATACTACCAGGAGCGGGGTTGGGATAAGGGGGTGGTACCCCCGGCCAAGCTCCAGGCCTTGGGCATCCTCTCCGCCGCCGCGGACGACTAA